Proteins encoded by one window of Dryocola sp. LX212:
- the ubiB gene encoding ubiquinone biosynthesis regulatory protein kinase UbiB — protein MTPGEIHRLYFIIRTFLSYGLDELIPKLRITLPLRIWRRSLFWMPNRHKEKELGERLRLALQELGPVWIKFGQMLSTRRDLFPPMIADQLAMLQDRVAPFDGELAKKQIEQAMGGIPVETWFDEFEIKPLASASIAQVHTARLKENGREVVIKVIRPDILPVIKADMKLIYRLARWVPRLLPDGRRLRPLEVVREYEKTLIDELNLLRESANAIQLRRNFEGSPMLYIPEVFPDYCSEDMMVMERIYGIPVSDIPTLESQGTNMKLLAERGVQVFFTQVFRDSFFHADMHPGNIFVSFEHPEDPQYIGIDCGIVGSLNKEDKRYLAENFIAFFNRDYRKVAELHVDSGWVPPDTNVEEFEFAIRTVCEPIFEKPLAEISFGHVLLNLFNTARRFNMEVQPQLVLLQKTLLYVEGVGRQLYPQLDLWKTAKPFLESWIKDQVGIPALVRAFKEKAPFWIEKMPELPELVYDSLRQGKHLQHSIDKIQRELHQHHVRQGQSRYLFGIGATLILSGTLLLINKPEWELMPAWLMAGGIVAWLIGWRRSA, from the coding sequence ATGACGCCAGGAGAAATTCATCGTCTCTATTTCATCATTCGTACTTTCCTTAGCTATGGTCTGGATGAGCTAATCCCTAAGCTTCGTATCACGCTGCCGCTGCGCATCTGGCGGCGATCGCTGTTCTGGATGCCAAACCGTCATAAAGAGAAAGAGCTGGGAGAACGCCTACGCCTGGCGTTGCAGGAGCTGGGGCCGGTGTGGATTAAATTTGGGCAGATGCTCTCCACGCGCCGGGATCTTTTCCCGCCAATGATTGCCGATCAGTTGGCTATGCTGCAGGACAGGGTCGCCCCCTTTGATGGCGAGCTGGCTAAAAAGCAGATTGAGCAGGCTATGGGCGGCATCCCGGTAGAAACCTGGTTCGATGAATTTGAAATTAAGCCTCTGGCTTCGGCCTCTATCGCTCAGGTCCATACTGCGCGGCTGAAAGAGAATGGCCGCGAGGTGGTGATAAAAGTTATTCGCCCGGACATTCTTCCTGTCATCAAGGCCGACATGAAGCTTATCTATCGTTTGGCGCGATGGGTGCCGCGCCTGCTGCCAGATGGCCGCCGCCTGCGTCCGCTTGAAGTCGTGCGGGAATACGAGAAAACGCTGATCGATGAGCTGAACCTGCTGCGCGAATCCGCAAATGCTATCCAGCTGCGCCGCAATTTCGAAGGCAGCCCGATGCTCTACATTCCTGAAGTGTTTCCTGACTATTGCAGCGAAGACATGATGGTCATGGAGCGTATCTACGGGATCCCGGTTTCGGATATTCCCACGCTCGAAAGCCAGGGCACCAACATGAAATTGCTGGCCGAACGCGGCGTGCAGGTGTTCTTCACGCAGGTCTTCCGCGACAGCTTCTTCCATGCCGACATGCACCCGGGCAATATTTTTGTCAGCTTTGAGCACCCGGAAGATCCTCAGTATATCGGCATCGACTGCGGTATTGTCGGGTCGCTGAACAAAGAAGATAAACGTTACCTGGCAGAGAACTTCATCGCCTTCTTCAACCGTGACTATCGTAAGGTTGCTGAACTGCATGTAGATTCCGGCTGGGTTCCGCCCGACACCAACGTAGAAGAGTTCGAGTTTGCCATCCGTACAGTTTGCGAACCGATTTTTGAAAAGCCGCTGGCGGAGATCTCTTTCGGTCACGTACTGCTTAACCTCTTCAATACGGCACGCCGTTTTAATATGGAAGTTCAGCCGCAGCTGGTGTTACTGCAAAAAACGCTTTTGTACGTTGAAGGAGTCGGAAGGCAGCTTTATCCGCAGCTGGATTTGTGGAAAACCGCCAAGCCGTTCCTTGAAAGCTGGATCAAGGATCAGGTTGGTATTCCTGCTCTGGTGCGTGCTTTTAAAGAAAAAGCGCCTTTCTGGATTGAAAAAATGCCGGAACTCCCTGAACTGGTGTACGACAGTTTGCGCCAGGGCAAGCATTTACAGCACAGCATTGATAAAATCCAACGCGAGCTGCATCAACATCATGTGCGGCAGGGACAGTCGCGCTATCTGTTCGGCATCGGAGCCACGTTGATTCTGAGTGGGACTTTGCTGCTGATAAACAAACCGGAGTGGGAGCTCATGCCCGCCTGGTTGATGGCTGGCGGCATCGTGGCCTGGCTAATAGGCTGGCGTCGCTCTGCCTGA
- a CDS encoding SCP2 domain-containing protein translates to MPFTPLVTAGLETVLNTFLWRDRGLKAARQRLLGKVLRVELKEFTAPLVLSFSEQQIDVLGEWEGEADCVVITRMAVLPKLRDRQQLTALIRSGDLEVQGDLQVVQNWVALMDLAEFDPAELFAPYIGDVAAEGISKFFRGGSKLLKKGFSRNQQYLAEAITEEWRMAPGPLEVAWFAEETAAVERAVDALSARLDRLEGK, encoded by the coding sequence ATGCCATTTACACCGCTTGTCACCGCCGGGCTGGAAACCGTCCTCAACACCTTTCTGTGGCGCGACCGTGGCCTGAAGGCCGCTCGTCAGCGTTTGCTGGGAAAAGTGCTGCGCGTTGAGCTCAAGGAATTTACCGCGCCGCTGGTTCTCTCATTCAGTGAACAGCAGATTGACGTGCTGGGCGAGTGGGAAGGTGAGGCTGACTGCGTTGTTATCACACGCATGGCGGTACTGCCGAAACTGCGCGACAGGCAGCAGCTGACGGCGCTAATCCGCAGCGGTGACCTTGAAGTGCAGGGCGATCTCCAGGTCGTCCAGAACTGGGTGGCGTTAATGGACCTGGCGGAGTTCGATCCCGCAGAGCTGTTCGCACCTTATATCGGCGACGTGGCGGCAGAGGGCATCAGCAAATTTTTCCGCGGCGGCAGCAAGCTGCTGAAAAAAGGCTTCTCCCGCAATCAGCAGTATCTGGCTGAGGCAATTACCGAAGAGTGGCGCATGGCGCCTGGCCCGCTGGAAGTGGCATGGTTTGCCGAGGAAACGGCTGCCGTTGAACGCGCGGTCGACGCATTAAGCGCGCGGCTGGACAGGCTGGAGGGCAAATGA
- the ubiE gene encoding bifunctional demethylmenaquinone methyltransferase/2-methoxy-6-polyprenyl-1,4-benzoquinol methylase UbiE: MVDESQETTHFGFRTVAKEQKADMVAHVFHSVAAKYDVMNDLMSFGVHRIWKRFTIDCSGVRRGQRVLDLAGGTGDLTAKFSRLVGETGEVVLADINDSMLKMGREKLRNIGIVGNVNYVQANAEALPFPDNFFDCITISFGLRNVTDKEKALRSMYRVLKPGGRLLVLEFSKPIIEPLSKAYDAYSFHILPRIGEVVAQDAESYRYLAESIRMHPDQETLKAMMEGAGFENTTYYNLTAGIVALHRGYKF; encoded by the coding sequence ATGGTCGACGAATCCCAGGAAACAACACACTTTGGCTTCCGCACCGTAGCGAAAGAGCAGAAGGCCGATATGGTGGCGCATGTATTCCACTCTGTGGCCGCCAAATACGACGTGATGAATGACCTGATGTCGTTCGGCGTCCATCGTATCTGGAAGCGCTTCACCATTGACTGCAGCGGCGTGCGTCGCGGGCAGCGGGTGCTGGATCTTGCTGGCGGAACGGGCGATTTGACCGCGAAGTTTTCTCGTCTGGTGGGTGAAACGGGCGAAGTGGTTCTGGCAGATATCAACGACTCGATGCTGAAAATGGGCCGTGAAAAGCTGCGCAACATCGGCATTGTCGGCAACGTGAACTACGTGCAGGCAAATGCGGAAGCGCTGCCGTTCCCGGACAATTTCTTCGACTGCATCACCATCTCTTTCGGCCTGCGTAACGTTACCGATAAAGAAAAAGCGCTGCGCTCCATGTATCGCGTGCTCAAGCCGGGCGGTCGCCTGCTGGTGCTGGAATTCTCCAAGCCGATCATTGAACCGCTGAGCAAAGCCTACGACGCGTATTCTTTCCACATTCTGCCGCGCATTGGTGAAGTCGTTGCGCAGGACGCAGAGAGCTACCGCTATCTGGCCGAGTCTATCCGCATGCATCCCGACCAGGAGACCCTGAAGGCGATGATGGAAGGCGCAGGTTTTGAAAATACCACCTATTACAACCTGACCGCCGGGATCGTTGCCCTGCATCGTGGCTACAAATTCTGA
- the rmuC gene encoding DNA recombination protein RmuC, whose protein sequence is MDISVLFGVGIALVGVLTGWLIASLRAAQKQTLLLEEQREVYGELKATRQELVQNQHWKEECEQLNRELRTQLEINSTQEADLRELTTLLEQTRLNAEDKHRQMINSEQRLSEQFENLANRIFEQSGRKVEEQNRQSLNGLLTPLREQLDGFRRQVQDSFGQEARERHTLTHEIRSLQQLNAQMAQEALNLTKALKGDNKTQGNWGEVVLTRVLEASGLREGHEYQTQVNIQLENNSRMQPDVIVRLPQGKDVVIDAKMTLVAYERYFNGDDEFTREGALNEHIAAVRNHIRLLSRKDYQQLPGLRSLDYVLMFIPVEPAFLLAIDRQPELISEALKNNIMLVSPTTLLVALRTITNLWRYEHQSRNAQQIAERAGRLYDKMRLFVDDMSAIGQSLDKAQDNYRQAMKKLASGRGNILAQADAFRGLGVEVKREINPDLVDQARQEDEDNTARVGHAHSEEIRQDSGLEDRQSVG, encoded by the coding sequence ATGGATATTTCAGTTCTCTTCGGGGTGGGTATTGCCCTGGTAGGAGTATTAACAGGATGGCTGATCGCGAGCCTGCGGGCAGCGCAAAAGCAGACGCTCCTGCTTGAAGAACAGCGGGAAGTTTATGGCGAGCTTAAGGCGACCCGGCAGGAGCTTGTCCAGAATCAGCACTGGAAAGAAGAGTGCGAACAGCTTAACCGCGAACTGCGCACCCAGCTTGAAATCAACAGCACGCAGGAAGCTGACCTGCGCGAGCTCACCACGCTTCTTGAGCAAACCCGGCTGAACGCCGAAGACAAACACCGCCAGATGATCAACAGCGAACAGCGCCTGAGCGAGCAGTTTGAAAACCTCGCCAACCGGATTTTTGAGCAAAGCGGACGCAAAGTTGAAGAACAAAACCGCCAGAGCCTGAACGGCCTGCTTACGCCGCTGCGTGAGCAGCTCGATGGCTTCCGCCGTCAGGTGCAGGACAGCTTCGGGCAGGAAGCTCGCGAGCGTCATACGCTCACCCACGAAATTCGCAGCCTTCAACAGCTCAATGCGCAAATGGCGCAGGAAGCCCTCAATCTCACCAAAGCGCTGAAAGGCGACAATAAAACTCAGGGTAACTGGGGTGAAGTGGTGCTGACTCGCGTGCTGGAAGCCTCTGGCCTGCGGGAAGGCCATGAATACCAGACTCAGGTAAATATCCAGTTGGAAAACAACAGCCGCATGCAGCCGGATGTTATCGTCCGTCTGCCGCAGGGCAAAGATGTGGTCATCGATGCGAAAATGACGCTGGTGGCCTACGAGCGCTACTTTAACGGCGACGATGAATTTACGCGGGAAGGGGCTTTGAACGAGCATATTGCCGCCGTCCGCAATCATATCCGGCTGCTCAGCCGCAAAGACTACCAGCAGCTACCCGGCCTGCGCTCACTCGATTACGTGCTGATGTTTATCCCGGTCGAACCTGCCTTTCTGCTCGCCATCGATCGCCAGCCGGAGCTGATAAGCGAAGCGCTGAAGAACAATATTATGCTGGTCAGCCCGACAACGTTGCTGGTGGCGCTGCGCACCATTACCAATTTGTGGCGTTATGAGCATCAGAGCCGCAATGCGCAGCAAATTGCAGAACGTGCGGGTCGACTGTATGACAAAATGCGCCTGTTCGTTGATGACATGTCCGCCATCGGGCAGAGCCTGGACAAGGCGCAGGACAACTACCGGCAGGCGATGAAAAAGCTCGCCTCCGGACGCGGAAATATTCTTGCTCAGGCCGATGCGTTCCGCGGGCTGGGCGTTGAGGTTAAGCGCGAGATTAATCCGGATTTAGTCGACCAGGCGCGGCAGGAAGATGAAGACAATACGGCGAGAGTCGGACATGCACACAGCGAAGAGATACGCCAGGACAGTGGCTTAGAGGACCGGCAAAGCGTCGGGTAA
- the udp gene encoding uridine phosphorylase: protein MSKSDVFHLGLTKSDLQGATLAIVPGDPERVEKIAALMDKPVKLAAHREFTTWRAELDGKAVIVCSTGIGGPSTSIAVEELAQLGIRTFLRIGTTGAIQPHISVGDVLVTTASVRLDGASLHFAPMEFPAVADFACTTALVEAAKSIGATTHVGVTASSDTFYPGQERYDTFSGRVVSRFKGSMEEWQQMGVMNYEMESATLLTMCASQGLRAGMVAGVIVNRTQQEIPNAETMKKTESHAVKIVVEAARRLI, encoded by the coding sequence ATGTCCAAGTCTGATGTTTTTCACCTCGGCCTCACGAAGAGCGACCTGCAGGGGGCAACGCTTGCTATCGTCCCGGGCGATCCGGAGCGAGTTGAAAAAATCGCCGCGCTGATGGACAAGCCGGTCAAACTGGCGGCCCATCGTGAATTCACTACCTGGCGCGCTGAACTCGACGGCAAGGCCGTAATCGTCTGCTCAACCGGTATTGGCGGTCCGTCTACTTCTATTGCCGTGGAAGAGCTGGCACAGCTGGGCATTCGTACCTTCCTGCGTATCGGCACCACCGGTGCTATCCAGCCGCATATCAGCGTTGGAGACGTGCTGGTCACCACCGCGTCCGTGCGTCTTGACGGTGCCAGCCTGCACTTTGCGCCTATGGAGTTCCCGGCGGTTGCTGACTTCGCCTGTACGACGGCGCTGGTTGAAGCAGCCAAATCCATTGGTGCGACGACTCACGTTGGCGTGACAGCATCCTCCGACACCTTCTACCCGGGTCAGGAGCGTTACGACACCTTCTCCGGTCGCGTCGTCAGCCGCTTCAAAGGCTCCATGGAAGAGTGGCAGCAGATGGGCGTGATGAACTACGAAATGGAATCGGCCACGTTGCTGACCATGTGTGCAAGCCAGGGCCTGCGCGCCGGGATGGTAGCCGGTGTTATCGTGAACCGCACCCAGCAAGAAATTCCTAATGCCGAAACCATGAAGAAGACGGAAAGCCACGCGGTGAAAATCGTCGTTGAAGCGGCTCGCCGCCTGATCTAG
- a CDS encoding dienelactone hydrolase family protein, with the protein MKEEHTTKNTPGGNFAPAAEPLATTVVTTPEDAILAGETSVPSQGENMPAYHARPKNAEGPLPVVIVVQEIFGVHEHIRDVCRRLALEGYLAVAPELYFRQGDPNDYADIPTLFSGLVSKVPDAQVLADLDHVASWAARNGGDAHRLTITGFCWGGRIAWLYAAHNPQLKAAVAWYGKLTGEKTLNSPNHPVDIAINLNAPVLGLYGGQDTGIPQDTVETMRQALRAANANSEIIVYPDAGHAFNADYRPSYHEESAKDGWERMLAWFARFDGKK; encoded by the coding sequence ATGAAAGAAGAGCACACAACAAAGAACACGCCGGGCGGTAATTTCGCACCTGCGGCAGAACCCCTCGCGACAACCGTTGTAACCACCCCGGAGGATGCCATTCTGGCCGGCGAAACGTCGGTCCCCTCTCAGGGCGAGAACATGCCTGCTTACCATGCACGGCCTAAAAACGCCGAAGGTCCTTTACCCGTGGTGATTGTGGTCCAGGAAATTTTCGGCGTGCATGAACATATTCGCGACGTCTGCCGCCGCCTGGCGCTTGAAGGCTATCTGGCCGTGGCGCCGGAACTCTATTTCCGCCAGGGCGATCCAAACGATTATGCAGATATTCCAACCCTGTTTAGCGGTCTGGTATCAAAGGTGCCGGATGCGCAGGTGCTTGCAGATCTCGATCACGTTGCCAGCTGGGCGGCCCGTAACGGCGGTGATGCTCATCGCCTGACGATCACCGGATTTTGCTGGGGCGGGCGTATTGCCTGGCTTTACGCCGCGCACAACCCACAGCTTAAAGCAGCAGTGGCCTGGTATGGCAAGCTGACAGGAGAAAAGACGCTGAATTCACCGAATCATCCGGTGGATATAGCCATCAACCTTAACGCTCCGGTGCTGGGCCTGTATGGCGGGCAGGATACGGGGATCCCGCAGGATACGGTGGAAACCATGCGTCAGGCGCTACGTGCCGCTAATGCAAACTCGGAGATTATCGTTTATCCCGATGCGGGCCACGCGTTCAACGCGGACTATCGCCCGAGCTACCATGAAGAGTCGGCGAAAGACGGCTGGGAAAGGATGCTGGCGTGGTTTGCTCGTTTTGACGGCAAGAAATAA
- the metE gene encoding 5-methyltetrahydropteroyltriglutamate--homocysteine S-methyltransferase, with protein MTIHNHTLGFPRVGLRRELKKAQESYWAGNSTQQELLAVGRELRARHWDQQKQAGVELLPVGDFAWYDHVLTTSLLLGNVPARHQNADGSVDLDTLFRIGRGRAPTGEPAAAAEMTKWFNTNYHYMVPEFTKGQQFRLKWTQLLDEVDEALALGHSVKPVLLGPVTYLWLGKVKGEQFDRLSLLKDILQVYQQVLAELAKRGIEWVQIDEPALVLELPQAWLDAFKPAYDALAGKPKLLLTTYFEGVTPNLDTITALPVQGLHVDFVHGKDDINEIHQQLPADWLLSAGVINGRNVWRADLTEKYAQLKALVGKRDLWVASSCSLLHSPIDLSVETRLDEEVKSWFAFALQKCAELSLLTEALNSGNTDKIAEWSAPIQARRNSSRVHNAAVEKRLAAITAQDSQRQSDYVSRAKAQRQRFNLPAWPTTTIGSFPQTTEIRGLRLDFKKGNLDAGNYRTGIAEHIKQAIVEQERLGLDVLVHGEAERNDMVEYFGENLDGFVFTQNGWVQSYGSRCVKPPVVIGDISRPKAITVEWAKYAQSLTDKPVKGMLTGPVTILCWSFPREDVSRETIAKQIALALRDEVADLEDAGIGIIQIDEPALREGLPLRQSDWQAYLEWGVEAFRLNAAVVRDDTQIHTHMCYCEFNDIMDSIAALDADVITIETSRSDMDLLESFKEFEYPNEIGPGVYDIHSPNVPSVEWIEALLKKAAESVPAERLWVNPDCGLKTRGWPETRQALANMVKAAQNLRSA; from the coding sequence ATGACAATCCATAATCACACCCTCGGTTTTCCTCGTGTCGGCCTGCGTCGCGAATTGAAAAAAGCCCAGGAAAGCTACTGGGCAGGCAACTCCACCCAGCAAGAGTTACTGGCAGTGGGCCGCGAGCTGCGCGCCCGTCACTGGGATCAGCAGAAACAGGCGGGCGTAGAACTGCTGCCAGTGGGCGACTTCGCATGGTACGACCACGTTCTGACCACCAGCCTGCTGCTCGGTAACGTGCCGGCTCGTCATCAGAATGCGGACGGCAGCGTCGACCTGGATACCTTGTTCCGCATTGGCCGTGGCCGTGCGCCAACCGGCGAGCCAGCCGCCGCTGCTGAAATGACCAAATGGTTTAACACCAACTACCACTACATGGTGCCAGAATTCACAAAAGGCCAGCAGTTCAGACTGAAATGGACGCAGCTGCTGGACGAAGTAGACGAAGCGCTGGCTCTGGGCCATAGCGTGAAACCGGTCTTGCTCGGGCCGGTCACTTACCTGTGGCTGGGCAAGGTGAAGGGCGAGCAGTTCGACCGCCTGAGCCTGCTGAAAGACATTCTGCAGGTTTACCAGCAGGTGCTCGCCGAGCTGGCGAAACGCGGGATTGAATGGGTGCAAATCGATGAGCCTGCGCTGGTGCTGGAGCTGCCGCAGGCATGGCTGGACGCCTTCAAACCAGCTTACGACGCGCTGGCTGGTAAGCCTAAACTCCTGCTGACCACTTACTTTGAAGGCGTCACACCAAATCTGGACACCATTACCGCGCTGCCGGTACAGGGTCTGCACGTTGATTTCGTTCACGGTAAAGACGATATCAACGAGATCCATCAGCAGCTGCCTGCCGACTGGCTGCTGTCTGCGGGCGTCATCAACGGTCGTAACGTCTGGCGTGCAGACCTGACTGAGAAATATGCTCAGCTGAAAGCGCTGGTCGGCAAGCGCGACCTGTGGGTGGCTTCTTCCTGCTCCCTGCTGCACAGCCCAATCGATCTGAGCGTGGAAACCCGTCTGGATGAAGAGGTGAAAAGCTGGTTTGCTTTTGCCCTGCAAAAATGCGCCGAGCTGTCACTGCTGACCGAAGCCCTGAACAGCGGCAACACGGACAAAATCGCCGAGTGGAGCGCGCCGATTCAGGCCCGCCGTAACTCCAGCCGAGTGCATAACGCGGCGGTAGAAAAACGCCTGGCGGCCATTACCGCTCAGGACAGCCAGCGCCAGAGCGACTATGTTTCCCGTGCTAAGGCGCAGCGTCAGCGCTTTAATCTGCCGGCATGGCCGACGACGACTATCGGCTCGTTCCCGCAAACCACAGAAATTCGCGGGCTGCGTCTGGATTTCAAAAAAGGCAATCTGGACGCGGGCAACTACCGCACCGGTATCGCTGAACATATCAAGCAGGCGATTGTTGAGCAGGAGCGCCTGGGGCTGGACGTGCTGGTACACGGCGAAGCTGAGCGTAACGATATGGTGGAATACTTTGGCGAAAACCTCGACGGCTTCGTATTTACTCAGAATGGCTGGGTGCAGAGCTACGGCTCCCGCTGCGTGAAGCCTCCGGTGGTCATTGGTGACATCAGCCGTCCGAAAGCCATCACCGTTGAGTGGGCGAAGTACGCGCAGTCTCTGACCGATAAGCCGGTAAAAGGTATGCTGACCGGGCCTGTAACCATCCTCTGCTGGTCATTCCCACGCGAGGACGTGAGCCGCGAAACCATCGCGAAACAAATCGCCCTGGCGCTGCGTGACGAAGTGGCGGATCTGGAAGACGCGGGCATTGGTATTATCCAGATTGATGAGCCAGCGCTGCGCGAAGGCTTACCGCTGCGCCAGTCTGACTGGCAGGCGTATTTAGAGTGGGGCGTGGAAGCCTTCCGCCTGAACGCCGCCGTCGTGCGCGACGACACGCAGATCCACACTCACATGTGTTACTGCGAGTTTAACGACATCATGGATTCCATCGCGGCTCTGGATGCGGACGTGATCACCATCGAAACGTCCCGTTCCGACATGGATCTGCTGGAGTCGTTCAAAGAGTTCGAATACCCGAATGAAATCGGGCCGGGCGTCTACGACATCCACTCCCCGAACGTGCCAAGCGTGGAATGGATTGAAGCCCTGCTGAAGAAAGCCGCAGAGTCCGTGCCGGCAGAACGCCTGTGGGTGAACCCGGACTGCGGCCTGAAAACCCGCGGCTGGCCTGAAACCCGCCAGGCGCTGGCAAATATGGTGAAGGCTGCTCAGAACCTGCGTAGCGCTTAA
- the metR gene encoding HTH-type transcriptional regulator MetR, producing the protein MIEIKHLRTLQALRNCGSLAAASASLHQTQSALSHQFSDLEQRLGFRLFVRKSQPLRFTPQGEILLQLAEQVLPQIGRALQACNEPHQTTLRIAIECHSCIQWLTPALENFHKQWPQVDLDFKSGVTFDPQPALQQSELDIVLTSDILPRSGLHYSPMFDYEVRLVLATDHPLAGKARIEPEDLSSETLMIYPVQRQRLDVWRHFLQPAGVSPSLKSVDNTLLLIQMVSARMGIAALPHWVVESFERQGLVVTRTLGEGLWSRLYAAVRDGEQRQPVTEAFIRSTRSHACEHLPFVRNAERPNGDAPIAKPLSPSPQ; encoded by the coding sequence ATGATCGAAATTAAACATCTGCGGACGCTCCAGGCGTTACGAAACTGCGGCTCGCTGGCCGCCGCGAGCGCCTCGCTGCATCAGACCCAGTCAGCCCTCTCCCATCAGTTCAGCGATCTGGAGCAGCGGCTCGGGTTCCGCCTGTTTGTTCGTAAAAGTCAGCCGCTGCGCTTTACGCCGCAGGGTGAAATTTTGCTTCAGCTTGCCGAACAGGTGCTGCCGCAGATCGGCCGCGCGCTTCAGGCCTGCAATGAGCCGCATCAGACCACACTGCGCATTGCTATTGAATGCCATAGCTGCATCCAGTGGCTGACCCCGGCGCTGGAGAATTTCCACAAACAGTGGCCGCAGGTGGATCTGGATTTCAAATCAGGCGTGACGTTCGACCCGCAGCCCGCGCTGCAGCAAAGCGAGCTGGATATCGTTCTGACGTCCGACATCCTGCCGCGCAGCGGCCTGCACTATTCGCCCATGTTTGATTATGAAGTGCGCCTGGTGCTGGCGACGGATCACCCGCTGGCGGGCAAGGCGCGCATCGAGCCGGAAGATTTAAGCAGCGAAACGCTGATGATTTACCCGGTGCAGCGCCAGCGGCTGGATGTCTGGCGTCACTTCCTGCAGCCGGCAGGCGTTAGCCCATCGCTGAAGAGCGTGGATAACACGCTGCTGCTGATTCAGATGGTGTCGGCCCGCATGGGGATTGCCGCGCTGCCGCACTGGGTGGTGGAGAGTTTTGAGCGCCAGGGGCTGGTGGTGACCAGGACCCTGGGCGAAGGATTGTGGAGCCGACTGTACGCCGCCGTACGCGACGGAGAGCAGCGCCAGCCGGTAACGGAAGCATTTATTCGCTCGACGCGCTCGCACGCCTGTGAGCATCTTCCGTTTGTGCGGAACGCGGAGCGACCCAATGGCGATGCACCCATAGCGAAGCCATTATCACCGTCCCCCCAATAA
- a CDS encoding carboxylate/amino acid/amine transporter — protein sequence MPLLIITTILWAFSFSLIGEYLAGHVDSYFSVLMRVGLAAVVFLPFLRFKGYSAKTLLLYMLVGALQLGVMYLFSFQAYLYLTVSEFLLFTVLTPLYITLIYDLLSRRPLRWGYALSAGLAVVGAAIIRYDKVSEHFWTGLLLVQAANICFAIGMVGYKRLMETRPMPQKCAFSWFYLGAAMVAVSAWFVMGNPQKLPTTNLQWGILVWLGVVASGLGYFMWNYGATQVDAGTLGIMNNVHVPAGLLVNLAIWQEQPHWPSFIIGGTVIMASLWVHRHWVAPRSAQTEDAHRRASASSE from the coding sequence GTGCCGTTACTGATCATCACTACTATCCTGTGGGCCTTCTCCTTTAGCCTGATTGGCGAATACCTTGCCGGCCACGTCGACAGCTACTTTTCAGTGCTGATGCGCGTGGGCCTGGCGGCAGTCGTGTTCCTGCCATTCCTGCGATTTAAGGGCTACAGCGCGAAAACGCTGCTGTTGTACATGCTGGTGGGCGCGCTACAGCTCGGCGTGATGTACCTGTTCAGCTTCCAGGCCTATCTCTATCTCACCGTGTCGGAATTCCTGCTGTTCACGGTGCTGACGCCGCTCTATATCACGCTAATTTATGATTTGCTCAGCCGCAGGCCGCTGCGCTGGGGCTATGCGCTAAGCGCCGGGCTGGCCGTTGTCGGCGCGGCCATCATCCGCTACGACAAAGTGAGCGAACACTTCTGGACTGGTTTACTGCTGGTGCAGGCGGCGAACATCTGCTTTGCCATCGGGATGGTGGGGTACAAGCGGCTGATGGAAACGCGGCCTATGCCGCAAAAATGTGCTTTTTCATGGTTCTATCTCGGGGCGGCCATGGTGGCGGTAAGCGCCTGGTTTGTGATGGGCAATCCACAGAAGCTGCCAACCACTAACCTGCAATGGGGCATTCTGGTGTGGCTGGGCGTGGTCGCTTCCGGACTGGGCTATTTCATGTGGAACTACGGTGCAACTCAGGTCGATGCGGGGACGCTCGGCATCATGAACAATGTGCATGTGCCCGCGGGGCTGCTGGTTAACCTTGCCATCTGGCAGGAACAGCCCCACTGGCCGAGCTTTATTATTGGGGGGACGGTGATAATGGCTTCGCTATGGGTGCATCGCCATTGGGTCGCTCCGCGTTCCGCACAAACGGAAGATGCTCACAGGCGTGCGAGCGCGTCGAGCGAATAA